In Nostoc edaphicum CCNP1411, the sequence TCATATTTCTTTTTTTTTAACGCAGAGGTAGACGCTTTGCGGCTTGCCGTTCGCGTAGCGTCTCCGTTCGCGCAGCGTCTCCGATAGGAGAAGGAGAAGGCTACGCCAAGGAAAGCGCAGAGGAGGAGGGGAGAGAGATTACCTTGTGCAAACATGAGTTGGGTCATCCGCCCGTTCTGCATACTCCAACCCATGCGCTAAACGCCAAGCAAAAATTGCAGGTAAACCTTTTTCAATAATCGCGACACAGGTTTTTTGATGGTCGTAAGCTACTTCACGTAGTTTGACTTCTTGGGTGTCTGTGTCGTAAATTACATAAGTAGCATTAGGTCGTCCATGTCGTGGTTCTCCCACCGAACCCACATTCACAATCCGTTTGAGAGGAGATGTAAAGCTGATTTCTTGTGTTTTTTCTCCTCTGGCAACACTAACTTGTATGTGACCAGCATCCAAAGTTCGGGCATAAGGTACATGGGTATGTCCACAAAAAAGCACATCTGATTCTGTGGAAAGTACTCGCTCTAGTGCCACGAAAGCGTCTAGTTCAGGTAACAAATACTCATGGTTGCTATGAGGACTACCATGAACAAAAGCTAAATTTCCCTCTTTGAGGCTGTAGGGTAACTTGGCTAAGAATTCGCGGTTTTCTGGGTGAATTTCTTTATTAGTCCACTCATGAGCCTGTATTCCTCTTTTTTCTGCCAATAAAGAGGGATAACTGCAATCACAAGCGTTTAATCCTTCCACAATATCTTCATCCCAACAACCAACGCAGGTGGGAATATCTAAAGAACGAATTTGAGCTATGACTGCATTCGGTTGCGGCCCATATCCTACTAAATCGCCAACACAAAAGATTTTTTCAGCTTTTTGCTGGTCAATATCTAGTAATACAGCATCAAAGGCTTCGTAATTGCCATGAATACATGAAATGACGGCTATTTTCATACTTGTGCCCCTTCTAATAAAATCTCTTTTACCTGTTGTTGGTATTGCAAAATCGCAGCATCAGATAAACAACAATCTGATAAGGTTTGCCTTAAAGTTGCTTTATCCAAGTTTTCCCCCACTACTTCTAGTCCACTGAAACGCTGAGGTCTACCTTCCAAGTAGCGCGGTATGTCTAACTCCAGAAAATCCGTTTGGGGAACACCAGCAACAAAATCACAGTAAAGTGACCGACCATCGTTCACGTCAAAAATGCCTTTGGCGCGAGTTACGATACCGTAAGCATCGTGGGTGATTTCGTACCAAAATTCCTCTAAACTGTTTTCGTCAATGACTTGCCCGTTGCTTGCTGCCCGCCATAAAGTTTCGCCAGTGCTGCTTTGGGTTGGTGCGCCGCGTACAATCTCTTTTGCCCAAGCATGGTATTCGGAGTCTTTGAGGTCAGGTGGTAAGACTGCAATGGTACGGTAAGTAAGATTTTCTAATAATTGTGCGATCGCTCCCAACTCCAGATAAAACCCCCATTCAATATAAACGGCGTTTGCTTTGGGTATTTGGTTCAGAAATTCGACTTGTTGAGCATCGCTAAAGACTTGTAAATCAGGAAATTCAGTAGCTATGCGGTTTTGGTCAATGGGAACAGTCCCAGTACCAGGGCTGTAATAAATTATCTTGTCAACATCAGCGATATCTCGCATCTGTTGGCAAACCCAGGTAGTTTTTCCAGCCCCAGATGAACCAGCAACGACAATAATGTTTGGTACAGACATAAATATAATGATAATCATTTTTATATAGTTTGGAATATAGTAGCAAGAAAATTGCTAACTTTACAAAAAAAGTCAGGAGGCAGTTCAAGAGAGAGGAAAACTGCTCCACGCTCTCTACGAACCGCTGCTGTGATTACGCTATCTATTTCCTGCTGCGATCGCTCTGGGTCTAAGATCCCCACTGTTGCGTCAGCTTCCCGCGAAAGTTCAGTGGCCTCAATTCAAAAGGGCCCAATACGCTCAAAGATTAGAAGCGATCGCATTTGAATCTTTCTCAATGAGTGAATTCAGAAATGTCCACAACTGCAAATCAGTAAAATCTGGTATTGCCATAAATGCGCCGATTTCCTGCAAAACTTGGGGATTATGGGTAGACGCTATGCCAATGGTGCGGATATCTGCGCTCACCGCTGAACGAATACCAGAAGGAGAGTCTTCTAAAGCGATCGCTTCTTCTGCTGTAATTCCCAATTTATTCAAAGCAACTTGGTAGGGTGCAGGGTCGGGTTTACCTGCAATACAATCATCCGCTAAAACAACTGTGTGAAAAGCTTCTTTTATTCCCAAAACATCTAGCATGAATTCTGCATTTAATCTCGGAGCATTAGTAACTAATGCAC encodes:
- a CDS encoding metallophosphoesterase family protein, with the translated sequence MKIAVISCIHGNYEAFDAVLLDIDQQKAEKIFCVGDLVGYGPQPNAVIAQIRSLDIPTCVGCWDEDIVEGLNACDCSYPSLLAEKRGIQAHEWTNKEIHPENREFLAKLPYSLKEGNLAFVHGSPHSNHEYLLPELDAFVALERVLSTESDVLFCGHTHVPYARTLDAGHIQVSVARGEKTQEISFTSPLKRIVNVGSVGEPRHGRPNATYVIYDTDTQEVKLREVAYDHQKTCVAIIEKGLPAIFAWRLAHGLEYAERADDPTHVCTR
- a CDS encoding GTP-binding protein produces the protein MSVPNIIVVAGSSGAGKTTWVCQQMRDIADVDKIIYYSPGTGTVPIDQNRIATEFPDLQVFSDAQQVEFLNQIPKANAVYIEWGFYLELGAIAQLLENLTYRTIAVLPPDLKDSEYHAWAKEIVRGAPTQSSTGETLWRAASNGQVIDENSLEEFWYEITHDAYGIVTRAKGIFDVNDGRSLYCDFVAGVPQTDFLELDIPRYLEGRPQRFSGLEVVGENLDKATLRQTLSDCCLSDAAILQYQQQVKEILLEGAQV
- a CDS encoding HAD family hydrolase is translated as MLAAILFDLDGTIVNTDPIHYLAWQEMLLNYSIEIDETFYKTRISGGLNPEIVKDILPQLSAAEGQKFADEKEALFRKLAPNLKPLNGFSELLAWTDTHQLKRALVTNAPRLNAEFMLDVLGIKEAFHTVVLADDCIAGKPDPAPYQVALNKLGITAEEAIALEDSPSGIRSAVSADIRTIGIASTHNPQVLQEIGAFMAIPDFTDLQLWTFLNSLIEKDSNAIASNL